One window of Micropterus dolomieu isolate WLL.071019.BEF.003 ecotype Adirondacks linkage group LG13, ASM2129224v1, whole genome shotgun sequence genomic DNA carries:
- the crkl gene encoding crk-like protein gives MSSARFDSSDRSSWYFGPVSRQEAQNRLQGQRHGMFLVRDSSTCPGDYVLSVSENSKVSHYIINSLPSKRFKIGDQEFEHLPALLEFYKIHYLDTTTLIEPAPRYPSTGSCPIQPIGGPEENLEYVRTLYDFTGSDAEDLPFKKGEILIILEKPEEQWWSAKSKEGRVGMIPVPYVEKLVRPSPHAGQSSHGSRNSNSYGIPEPSHALVHAYAQPQTPSPLPPGTPGAVITPLPSMQNGPVMAKAIQKRVPCAYDKTALALEVGDIVMVTRMNISGQWEGEVNGRRGLFPFTHVKIIDPQNPDESD, from the exons ATGTCAAGTGCTCGGTTTGATTCATCCGATCGGTCCTCCTGGTATTTTGGACCCGTGTCACGACAAGAGGCACAGAATAGGTTACAAGGACAGAGACATGGCATGTTTCTTGTTCGAGACTCGTCGACCTGCCCCGGCGACTACGTGCTGTCAGTATCTGAAAACTCCAAAGTGTCTCACTATATCATAAATTCTTTGCCCAGCAAGAGGTTTAAGATAGGCGACCAAGAGTTTGAGCACCTCCCCGCTCTCCTGGAGTTCTACAAAATCCACTACCTGGATACAACCACGCTGATAGAGCCAGCCCCCAG GTACCCAAGCACTGGGAGTTGTCCTATCCAGCCCATAGGTGGCCCAGAGGAGAACCTGGAGTATGTGCGGACTCTGTACGACTTCACTGGCAGCGATGCAGAGGACCTTCCTTTCAAGAAGGGGGAGATCCTTATCATCCTGGAGAAGCCTGAGGAGCAGTGGTGGAGCGCTAAGAGTAAAGAGGGACGTGTTGGGATGATCCCTGTGCCCTATGTGGAGAAATTGGTACGACCTTCACCTCATGCTGGCCAGTCTTCCCATGGATCTCGCAACTCCAATAGCTATGGGATCCCCGAGCCCTCCCATGCCCTCGTCCACGCCTATGCCCAGCCCCAGACACCTTCGCCATTGCCCCCTGGAACACCTGGAGCAGTTATCACCCCTCTACCGTCCATGCAGAATGGCCCCGTCATGGCAAAAGCCATCCAGAAACGAGTGCCATGCGCCTATGACAAAACAGCTCTTGCTCTAGAG GTTGGTGACATCGTCATGGTTACACGGATGAACATCAGTGGTCAGTGGGAGGGAGAGGTGAATGGACGGAGGGGTCTCTTCCCATTCACCCATGTCAAAATCATAGACCCCCAGAATCCGGACGAGAGTGACTGA
- the LOC123982238 gene encoding T-box-containing protein TBX6L-like has product MSRSPPAADSYQQGCIRMTLENADLWKSFHSIWTEMIITKHGRRMFPHCSISLSGLQPFANYVVMVDMVPADSFKYKWKKEQWEVAGKAEPQPQCRTYMHPDSPAPGSHWMKQSLSFLKMKLTNNTLDQHGHIILHSMHRYYPRFHVCQADSPYTVRWGPFQTFSFPEMTFTAVTAYQNPKITKLKIDHNPFAKGFREGGTHSHSKRCRSNRSPPAKRAFLDKKALCNSPPGLQRMPSTSQSVQAMKNQASTQPLLKGGHLSAWALEQDPSESPHAEPPELHEYDYSCEEQMVPASTAYQPYRPAEYARFPLPSNDVDPAYNPIHPPPHPLATAEHNGQQHGYYHHPHHHSHAADWSQYPLFSYSNW; this is encoded by the exons ATGTCCAGGTCCCCTCCAGCAGCTGACTCATACCAGCAGGGCTGCATCAGGATGACCCTTGAGAACGCAGATCTCTGGAAGTCCTTTCACAGCATCTGGACAGAGATGATTATAACAAAGCATGGAAG GAGAATGTTTCCACACTGCAGCATCAGTCTATCTGGGCTTCAACCTTTTGCCAATTATGTTGTCATGGTAGATATGGTTCCTGCAGACAGCTTCAAATACAAG TGGAAAAAGGAGCAGTGGGAGGTCGCGGGGAAGGCAGAGCCCCAGCCCCAGTGTCGGACATACATGCACCCGGACTCCCCTGCCCCAGGAAGCCACTGGATGAAGCAGTCATTGTCTTTTCTCAAGATGAAGCTCACCAACAACACCTTGGACCAGCACGGCCAT ATCATTCTGCACTCCATGCATCGCTACTACCCCAGGTTCCATGTCTGCCAGGCAGATAGTCCTTACACTGTCCGCTGGGGCCCATTTCAGACCTTCTCCTTCCCAGAGATGACCTTCACTGCAGTGACCGCTTACCAAAACCCAAAG ATCACTAAATTGAAGATTGACCACAACCCCTTCGCTAAGGGATTCAGGGAGGGGGGCACCCACTCCCACAGTAAAAG GTGTCGTTCAAATAGAAGCCCTCCCGCAAAAAGAGCTTTCCTGGACAAGAAAGCTCTTTGCAACAGTCCCCCAG GCCTGCAGAGGATGCCCTCCACCTCTCAGTCAGTGCAGGCAATGAAGAATCAGGCCTCCACACAGCCGTTATTGAAGGGGGGTCACCTTTCAGCCTGGGCACTGGAGCAGGACCCATCCGAGAGTCCACACGCTGAGCCCCCGGAGCTGCACGAGTATGACTACAGCTGTGAAGAACAGATGGTGCCTGCATCCACGGCATACCAGCCCTACAG ACCTGCGGAGTACGCCAGATTTCCATTGCCTTCCAATGACGTGGATCCAGCATACAACCCCATCCACCCTCCCCCTCATCCACTTGCCACAGCTGAACACAACGGCCAACAACATGGCTACTACCACCATCCCCACCACCATAGCCACGCAGCGGATTGGAGCCAGTACCCGCTCTTCTCCTACTCCAATTGGTGA